The Nitrospirota bacterium nucleotide sequence CGCGTTTCAGCAGGGAAGGCGCATAGTGCTGCCTCAGGTAGCCGCAGGGATTGCCCTCCGCAAACCGCCTTGCCAGAAACCGGTACCCCCGGTGGCCGAACCTTTCGAAGAGGTACCTGTTGACGAGGGACGTCTCCAGCATGGGCTTGAGCTCCCGCTTCCAGAGCGCGTCGTAATGGGTGCCGTCGATGATGCTTCGGGCGGCCAGGTAACCGGATATGATGGCGTACCTCATCCCGAAGCCCCAGAGGCAGTCCTGAAAGCCCGCCGACTCGCCCACATATAACCTGCCGTCCCCCACCTGGGTGTCCCGGAGGAAGAAGTTGCCGAAGCTGGCGAACTTCCTGGGGTTTCTCACGTCAAGCTGGATTTTCTCTTCAAAGGAGCGGAGCGTCCTCGCGAAAAACTCCTCCGCCCTCCTGAATTCCCTGTAAAGCACCGTGGCCATGGTGCCCCGGCCCCGGTTGACCAGGAGATAGGCATACCCCTTGGGGGCGATGCGGTTGTCGAAGGCCACGGCCGCCCGGTCCGGAAGCGATGTCTCAAAGGTAATCCCCAGGGCCAGAATATCGACCCCACGGGGGCCCGTTCCCACGATGGTCCTCCCCTGCGCACCTTCCAGCCTGCGGTTGAAGCGTATCTCGGCGCCCAGCGCAAGGGCCTGCTCCTTGAGTCCCGCATCGAGGGTCCCCGTCATGGAGCCCCTCCTGACCAGGTAGAAGATGGGCCTTTCCGATTTCACCTCCACGGGCTCCATTTCAGGGGCGTAGACCGTGCCGCCGTAATAAGGGACGCAGGGGAAACTGAGCTCGATACCTATGTCCTTGAGCGTCTCCAGGATATCCCTTTCGCAGCTCCAGTTCTCAAGCCCCTGGAAATCTCCCTTCAGCCGGTGGCCCACCTCGGGGGACTTTTCGCTCACCCTGACGGCAATCCCCTCCCTGCGGAGAACTATGGCCGCCGCGAGCCCCGCCGGGCCCGCTCCCACGATGTCGATGACCTCTTTGCCAGCCATGAAGATGCACCCCCCAGTCCCGGAAAAGTCAATGAAACCCCGCCATTATCAAAGACGGGCGACATTTCCTTCCTCAATCATAGTACAGGGTCCGCCCTTTGTCATTCAACATTACACTCCCCGGGCTCCAAGGGCCCTTCCCGCTTGACAATCCATCAACTTATTTTTATATTAGGAAAAAGGATTATCTCATGCTCAAGGGCTTCTCAGACCTCATAACCCGTGATATTCTAAGCCTTCAGGCCGGGAGCCGCCTGGAGGACGCCCTTAATTTCTTTATTTCAGATACATTAAAGATATTTCTTCTTCTCGTGGTCGTCATCTTCGCCGTCTCCGTCATCCGGAGCTATTTCCCTCCGGAGAGGACGCGGCGCCTGCTCTCTCATAAGAAACTATTTATAGGAAATGGACTAGCCGCCATGACCGGGGTGGTCACGCCGTTTTGCTCCTGCTCGGCGGTCCCGCTGTTCATCGGGTTTGTCGAGGCGGGAGTGCCCCTGGGGGTGACGTTCTCATTCCTCATAGCCTCCCCCATGGTGAACGAGGTGGCTCTGGTCATGCTCTTCGGCCTCTTCGGATGGAAAGTGGCGGCCATCTACCTGGGGGCAGGCCTGGCCGTGGCCGTGTTCGGCGGCATCGTCATCGGAAGACTCGGCCTGGAGAAGTGGGTGGAGCAATACGTGTATACCATGCGGACAGGCGTCCTGGAAGAGCGGAAGATGACGTTTGACCGGAGGCTCGCTCTGGCCCGGGCGAACACCGGAGAGATATTGCGGAAGGTCTGGCTCTTCGTCCTCCTGGCCATCGGCATAGGGGGTTTTATCCACGGCTATGTCCCGGAGGACTTCATGGCCAGGGTGGCCGGCCCGGGAAATCCCCTGGCCGTGCCCGCCGCGGTCCTCATGGGGGTGCCCCTTTACGCCAACGCGGCCGGGGCCATACCCATCGTCTATGCCCTCATGGAGAAGGGCCTGGGCATGGGCACCGTGCTGGCCTTCATGATGGCCGTTACGGCCCTGTCCCTGCCGGAAATGATTATCCTGAGAAAGGTGCTCAAGGTGAAGCTCCTGGCCGTCTTCGTGGGCGTCATGGCCGTAACCATCACAGCCATTG carries:
- a CDS encoding NAD(P)-binding protein, which gives rise to MAGKEVIDIVGAGPAGLAAAIVLRREGIAVRVSEKSPEVGHRLKGDFQGLENWSCERDILETLKDIGIELSFPCVPYYGGTVYAPEMEPVEVKSERPIFYLVRRGSMTGTLDAGLKEQALALGAEIRFNRRLEGAQGRTIVGTGPRGVDILALGITFETSLPDRAAVAFDNRIAPKGYAYLLVNRGRGTMATVLYREFRRAEEFFARTLRSFEEKIQLDVRNPRKFASFGNFFLRDTQVGDGRLYVGESAGFQDCLWGFGMRYAIISGYLAARSIIDGTHYDALWKRELKPMLETSLVNRYLFERFGHRGYRFLARRFAEGNPCGYLRQHYAPSLLKRVLLPLAARSYESRTKDTGFDRKSIPPAFSPGKKRDAPPIPVRSDHEG
- a CDS encoding permease; amino-acid sequence: MLKGFSDLITRDILSLQAGSRLEDALNFFISDTLKIFLLLVVVIFAVSVIRSYFPPERTRRLLSHKKLFIGNGLAAMTGVVTPFCSCSAVPLFIGFVEAGVPLGVTFSFLIASPMVNEVALVMLFGLFGWKVAAIYLGAGLAVAVFGGIVIGRLGLEKWVEQYVYTMRTGVLEERKMTFDRRLALARANTGEILRKVWLFVLLAIGIGGFIHGYVPEDFMARVAGPGNPLAVPAAVLMGVPLYANAAGAIPIVYALMEKGLGMGTVLAFMMAVTALSLPEMIILRKVLKVKLLAVFVGVMAVTITAIGYLFNAIL